The following coding sequences lie in one Flagellimonas eckloniae genomic window:
- a CDS encoding ABC transporter permease — translation MKQSVAVNKAEQHVKWTEGLKALLSKFKIKPIKLEFNTILKKLIVPILSIAAFIGIWHVGANALRQREIDFRVEKALTDQGQAAADELKACFAAKTASCQTNTLPSPSQVWSSVSTLIDDHYVIKQDKLDFINKTAAVNAKRVQAGQEPIIYTGRPSFIDIVLTSLKTVFAGFLLALFIAVPIGIVVGLSDTLRNAINWFIQVFKPVSPVVWYLLVFMIVKTLLIGSSSDNSFVISFISVGLCAMWATLVNTAMGVSSVDKDYINVAKVLKLGALQKVFKVILPSSLPLIFTGLRITLSVAWMVLIAIELLAQSPGLGLFVWEEFQNGANDSNSKIIVAMFVIGIIGFLLDRIMLIIQNAVSFNKNATA, via the coding sequence ATGAAGCAAAGCGTAGCAGTAAATAAAGCAGAGCAACACGTAAAATGGACGGAGGGCCTAAAGGCCCTTTTATCCAAATTTAAGATCAAACCAATAAAGCTAGAATTCAACACAATTCTAAAAAAGCTCATTGTACCTATCCTTTCAATAGCTGCCTTCATCGGAATTTGGCATGTGGGTGCAAATGCACTGCGCCAAAGAGAAATAGATTTCCGCGTTGAAAAAGCGCTTACGGATCAGGGACAGGCCGCAGCAGATGAGTTAAAGGCATGTTTTGCAGCTAAAACAGCTAGCTGTCAGACAAACACCTTGCCTTCGCCAAGTCAAGTATGGTCCTCTGTATCCACATTAATAGATGACCACTACGTTATTAAACAGGATAAACTGGATTTTATCAATAAGACTGCCGCAGTAAATGCAAAACGGGTCCAGGCTGGTCAAGAACCTATTATTTATACAGGAAGACCTTCATTCATTGATATTGTCTTAACAAGTTTAAAAACGGTTTTCGCGGGGTTCTTATTGGCACTTTTTATTGCAGTTCCCATTGGTATTGTGGTAGGTTTAAGCGATACATTGCGCAATGCCATAAACTGGTTTATCCAGGTATTCAAACCCGTATCTCCCGTAGTTTGGTATTTATTGGTTTTTATGATCGTAAAAACCTTATTGATTGGTTCCAGTTCGGATAACTCATTTGTGATTTCCTTTATAAGCGTGGGATTATGCGCCATGTGGGCAACTTTAGTGAATACGGCCATGGGTGTATCATCCGTTGACAAAGATTATATCAATGTGGCCAAAGTATTGAAATTGGGAGCCCTTCAAAAGGTGTTCAAGGTTATTTTGCCCTCATCGCTCCCGCTGATATTTACCGGTTTACGAATTACGCTTTCAGTGGCCTGGATGGTTTTGATTGCCATTGAGCTTTTGGCACAAAGCCCAGGACTAGGACTGTTTGTTTGGGAAGAATTCCAAAATGGCGCAAATGATTCCAACTCAAAAATCATTGTGGCCATGTTTGTTATAGGTATTATCGGGTTCTTGTTGGACAGAATTATGTTGATTATACAGAACGCAGTGTCATTCAATAAAAACGCAACAGCATAA
- a CDS encoding ABC transporter ATP-binding protein, with the protein MAYLELKNIGKTYGEGTNATEVLTDINLSIEEGEFVAIVGFTGSGKTTLVNLINGLLKPTCGEVLFKGKPVTDTSHERGVIFQNYSLLPWLSVGQNVAMAVKEAFPKESKAEINKRVADYVEMVNLTPAMNKRPKELSGGMRQRVAVARALAMKPEMIIMDEPLGALDALTRGNLQDEILNIWTKDRRTALLITNDVDEGIYMADRIIPLRPGPKATLGPEFKIDIDRPRDKTALNDNAAYKETRNAIIEYLMGIGEERKTISKTTYELPDISPKSFVA; encoded by the coding sequence ATGGCCTATTTGGAATTAAAAAATATAGGAAAGACCTATGGTGAAGGTACTAATGCCACGGAGGTGTTAACAGATATCAATTTATCCATTGAAGAAGGTGAGTTTGTTGCTATCGTTGGGTTTACAGGAAGTGGAAAAACAACCTTGGTAAATCTCATCAACGGATTGTTAAAACCAACTTGTGGTGAGGTTCTTTTTAAGGGAAAACCAGTTACGGATACCAGTCATGAACGAGGGGTAATTTTTCAGAATTATTCTTTACTGCCCTGGTTAAGTGTTGGACAGAATGTTGCAATGGCTGTAAAGGAAGCTTTTCCAAAGGAAAGCAAAGCTGAAATCAATAAAAGGGTTGCTGACTATGTTGAAATGGTAAACCTTACCCCAGCAATGAACAAAAGGCCGAAGGAACTCTCAGGAGGAATGCGTCAACGGGTTGCCGTGGCAAGAGCTTTGGCCATGAAGCCAGAGATGATAATTATGGACGAGCCCCTAGGAGCATTGGATGCCCTTACTAGGGGAAATCTGCAAGATGAAATTTTAAATATCTGGACTAAGGACAGACGTACCGCCCTATTGATTACCAATGATGTTGATGAAGGAATTTACATGGCAGACAGAATCATTCCCCTGCGTCCCGGACCAAAAGCAACATTAGGACCAGAATTTAAAATAGACATAGACCGTCCGAGGGACAAGACGGCATTAAATGACAATGCCGCTTACAAGGAGACCAGAAATGCCATCATTGAATACTTGATGGGGATTGGTGAAGAACGCAAGACCATTTCAAAAACCACATACGAACTACCGGATATTAGTCCCAAAAGTTTTGTTGCATAA
- a CDS encoding ABC transporter ATP-binding protein, which translates to MSTEVLEKNLSVENGIVFPSNIMLDLKDLKKVYPTPKGDYVVLENLNLQIMKEEFVTIIGHSGCGKTTMLSMIAGLNPISGGNIAVLGNPVKGPGPDRGVIFQAPSLMPWMTALQNVLLGVNRVFPHASKAQRKEIAKYYLHKVGLESAFNKKATELSQGEQQRVGIARAFAIKPKVLLLDEPFGMLDSLTRGELQDILIEIWNKEKITAVMITHDVDEAIFLADRVVMMTSGPSAKIGDILEIDFNRPRTRKSVLEHDDYYKYRKHLIDFLEH; encoded by the coding sequence ATGAGCACAGAAGTATTGGAAAAAAATTTATCTGTTGAGAATGGAATTGTATTTCCTTCAAATATTATGTTGGATTTAAAGGATTTAAAGAAGGTATATCCAACACCAAAAGGAGATTATGTGGTGCTTGAAAACCTCAACCTCCAAATAATGAAGGAAGAATTTGTAACCATTATTGGGCATTCTGGTTGCGGGAAGACAACAATGTTGTCCATGATTGCAGGATTGAACCCCATATCCGGAGGGAATATTGCAGTACTCGGCAACCCGGTTAAAGGACCAGGCCCAGATAGAGGGGTTATTTTTCAGGCTCCAAGTCTAATGCCCTGGATGACTGCATTACAAAATGTGCTTTTGGGAGTTAACCGGGTTTTTCCACACGCCTCAAAAGCGCAGCGTAAAGAAATAGCCAAATACTATCTGCACAAAGTTGGTCTTGAATCTGCTTTCAATAAAAAGGCTACCGAGCTTTCCCAGGGTGAACAGCAAAGAGTTGGTATCGCTCGAGCTTTTGCTATTAAGCCCAAGGTGTTACTGTTGGATGAACCTTTTGGCATGCTGGATTCTCTTACGCGAGGAGAGCTTCAGGACATTTTGATTGAAATCTGGAACAAAGAAAAAATTACTGCTGTAATGATTACCCACGATGTGGATGAAGCCATTTTTCTAGCGGATCGTGTGGTCATGATGACCAGTGGGCCAAGTGCAAAAATCGGTGATATTTTAGAGATTGATTTTAATCGGCCCAGAACAAGAAAATCGGTATTGGAACATGATGATTACTACAAATACAGAAAACATCTCATTGACTTTTTAGAACATTAA
- a CDS encoding alginate export family protein, protein MKRGYILIILVCLSIESISAQFTLDGQFRPRTEYRNGFGSLIPDAADPGFAVTTRARLNAGYAAETFKVYLSLQDVMVWGENRQILPDDQNDSFAIFEAWAELNLGSGWSTKLGRQVLSYDDQRILGGLDWAQQGRNHDAAMIKYSKDKFILDFAFAFNQDFDNPTGFQSVGTTYNTTGFFSYKTMQMLYLNQKWENFAGSLLLLNNGFQNFDDAGAGDGLSNLQTIGTHLNYKKGNFGLAANAFIQTGERQGEVDVKGAYLLGLDLSYKASSKVGLGLGLEIISGNDVDEEGTSAFFPLYGTNHKFNGLMDYFYVGNHANSIGLFDIHASANFKLGEKSSLMAKVLNFKGEQDLPSGENSLGTEIDLVFTQGFKGYALKIGYSHLFPADGMYELKGVTEDAAASSQNWAWAMLIIKPKFLNTAKAN, encoded by the coding sequence ATGAAAAGAGGTTATATTTTAATTATCCTAGTTTGCCTATCGATTGAATCGATAAGTGCACAGTTTACGCTTGACGGGCAATTTAGGCCACGAACAGAATATCGAAATGGATTTGGAAGCTTAATCCCAGATGCCGCGGATCCCGGTTTTGCCGTCACCACCAGAGCAAGGCTCAATGCTGGTTATGCTGCCGAGACCTTTAAAGTTTATTTAAGTCTACAAGACGTAATGGTGTGGGGCGAAAACAGACAGATTCTACCAGATGACCAAAACGACTCATTCGCAATTTTTGAAGCATGGGCGGAACTGAACCTAGGCTCTGGGTGGTCTACAAAACTTGGTAGACAGGTACTTTCATATGACGACCAACGTATTTTAGGAGGATTGGATTGGGCACAACAAGGCCGTAACCATGATGCCGCCATGATCAAATACTCAAAAGACAAATTTATCCTTGATTTTGCCTTTGCCTTTAATCAAGATTTTGATAATCCTACAGGGTTTCAATCCGTTGGCACCACATACAATACAACTGGATTTTTCTCCTATAAGACCATGCAGATGTTGTACCTAAATCAAAAATGGGAAAACTTTGCAGGTAGTCTTTTACTTTTGAACAATGGCTTCCAAAACTTTGACGACGCAGGGGCTGGAGACGGTTTAAGTAATCTACAGACTATTGGAACCCATTTAAACTACAAAAAAGGAAACTTTGGTTTGGCCGCTAATGCATTTATTCAAACAGGCGAAAGACAGGGCGAAGTAGATGTTAAAGGAGCCTATCTCCTAGGATTGGATTTAAGCTACAAAGCATCAAGCAAAGTAGGATTGGGATTGGGCCTTGAAATTATAAGTGGAAACGATGTTGATGAAGAAGGAACAAGTGCTTTCTTCCCTTTGTATGGTACCAACCATAAATTTAATGGCCTAATGGACTATTTCTATGTGGGGAATCATGCAAACTCAATAGGATTGTTTGATATTCATGCCAGCGCCAACTTTAAACTGGGTGAAAAATCAAGCTTAATGGCCAAAGTGTTGAACTTTAAGGGAGAACAAGATTTACCAAGTGGGGAAAACAGTTTGGGTACAGAAATTGACCTTGTCTTTACACAAGGCTTTAAAGGATATGCACTGAAAATTGGATATTCCCATCTCTTCCCTGCAGATGGAATGTACGAACTAAAAGGTGTTACGGAAGATGCTGCCGCCAGCTCCCAAAACTGGGCGTGGGCCATGCTCATCATAAAACCGAAATTTTTGAACACGGCAAAAGCAAATTAG